GATGAATCAAAAGGTAGATATGGCTACAGAAGAGTAACTATGGTATTAAAAAATAAAGGCTTTAATATCAACCATAAAAGAGTATTAAGAATAATGAGAGAAGAATCCTTGCTATGTACTAAATTCAAAACTAGATCAAGAAAATATTCATCATACAAAGGACAAATAGGAAAAGTAGCAGATAATGTAGTAAGAAGACAATTTAGCGCTACTAAACCAAATCAATTATGGTTAACAGATGTAACAGAATTTAGATTGAGAGGCAAAGAAGAAAAACTCTATCTATCACCAATACTAGACCTATACAACAGCGAAATAATTAGCTATACATTAAGCAATCATCCAACAACTAAATTAACCAATACAATGTTAGAAAAAGCAATAAATAAAACAAAAGATATAAGTAAACTAATAATACACTCAGACCAAGGATTTCATTATCAACATAGTACTTGGACAAATAAGTTAGAAAAATTGAAAATTACACAAAGCATGTCAAGAAAAGGAAATTGTCTAGACAATTCTCCAATGGAGAACTTCTTTGGAATATTGAAACAAGAAATGTATTATGGTGTGGAATTTAAAAGTTATGATGAGAGACTGTGAAATAGTTTGTGTATAGAATCCTCCTGATATAATAGTAATCAGGAGGATTTTAAAATGCCAAGAAAAAGACCAGAAACTAGACTCAACAAAATATCCAAGATGTTAATTGAAGAATATCAACCAGAAACAGTACAAGATTTACAAGAAGCTTTGAAAGATCTTCTAGGAGACACAATGGAACAAATGTTAAAAGCAGAGTTAGATGAACATCTAGATTATGAATATGGTGAAAAACCACTGTCATTAAACACAAGAAATGGATCAAGTAAAAAAACAGTTAAATCATCATACGGAAACATAGACCTAAACATCCCACGAGACAGAGAAGGATCCTTTGAGCCACAAGCATTGAAAAAATATCAAAAAGACATATCAAACATAGAAAACCAAATAATATCTATGTATGCAAAAGGAATGACAACAAGAGACATATCAACACACATAAAAGAAATCTATGGATTTGGAATATCAGAATCCATGGTAAGCAAAATAACAAATAAAATACTACCAACTATTGAAGAATGGCAAAATAGACCATTAGAAAAAGTATATCCATTTGTATTTTTAGATGCAATACACTATCATGTAAGAGAAAATAACATAGTAGTAAAAAAAGCAGTATATATAGCACTAGGATACAATACAGAAGGATACAAAGAAATACTTGGAATGTGGGTAGGAGAAAA
This Finegoldia magna ATCC 53516 DNA region includes the following protein-coding sequences:
- a CDS encoding IS3 family transposase, with translation MRKKATSLATGRGSRSKEKTKIILKLQKEYPKSKVSEWIEIAKLPKSSYYEWKIKLENPTDKDKEVKNEIKTIVDESKGRYGYRRVTMVLKNKGFNINHKRVLRIMREESLLCTKFKTRSRKYSSYKGQIGKVADNVVRRQFSATKPNQLWLTDVTEFRLRGKEEKLYLSPILDLYNSEIISYTLSNHPTTKLTNTMLEKAINKTKDISKLIIHSDQGFHYQHSTWTNKLEKLKITQSMSRKGNCLDNSPMENFFGILKQEMYYGVEFKSYDERL
- a CDS encoding IS256 family transposase, coding for MLIEEYQPETVQDLQEALKDLLGDTMEQMLKAELDEHLDYEYGEKPLSLNTRNGSSKKTVKSSYGNIDLNIPRDREGSFEPQALKKYQKDISNIENQIISMYAKGMTTRDISTHIKEIYGFGISESMVSKITNKILPTIEEWQNRPLEKVYPFVFLDAIHYHVRENNIVVKKAVYIALGYNTEGYKEILGMWVGENESSKYWLLVLNQLKERGLEDILIVSTDNLSGFSQAIESVYPKTEIQKCIIHQIRNSTKFVSYRDIKELMKDLKTVYKASTEELALSNLDIFEEKWGKKYPMCVNSWRNNWAELSTYFKYPEGIRKLIYTTNSIENFNRQLRKVTKNKTIFPSDYALQKSLYLAMVDASSKWTSRIRGWDQILSQLSIFFEGRI